A genomic window from Streptomyces sp. NBC_00234 includes:
- the paaN gene encoding phenylacetic acid degradation protein PaaN: MAAELSPQQLSETHRPTLDQALDAIRTRAYWSPHPEHPKAYGEGGAPGSQGAAEGKAAFDAVLNTRLDLGQPGTDGWTGGETSPYGPELGVEYPHADLDVLLPAMSAGMGAWREAGPETRALVCLEILSRISARTHELALAVMHTSGQAFMMAFQAGGPHAQDRGLEAVAYAYAEQIRTPQNADWSKPQGKRDPLQLRKSFTAAGRGISLLIGCNTFPTWNSYPGIFASLATGNPVLVKPHPRAVLPLALTVQLAREVLTEAGFDPNLIALAAERPGEGIAKTLALRPEVKIIDYTGSTAFGDWLEANARQAQVYTEKAGVNTVVIDSTDDYRGMLSNLAFSLSLYSGQMCTTPQNLLIPRDGITTDAGDKSYEDVVTDIAAAVTGLLGDDARAGALLGALVNPDVKARVEGAAELGDVALPSRTVANPDFPDAVVRTPVIVKLDGTKPDDGAAYLSECFGPVSFAVAVDSTKDAVALLRRTVRDKGAMTVGAYTTSPEVERDIENVCFEESAQLSLNLTGGVYVNQTAAFSDFHGSGGNPAANAALCDGAFVSNRFRVVEVRRQA; encoded by the coding sequence ATGGCCGCCGAGCTCTCCCCCCAGCAGCTGTCCGAGACCCATCGACCGACGCTCGACCAGGCCCTCGACGCCATCCGTACGCGCGCCTACTGGTCCCCGCACCCCGAGCACCCCAAGGCGTACGGCGAGGGCGGCGCCCCCGGCAGCCAGGGAGCAGCCGAGGGCAAGGCCGCGTTCGACGCCGTGCTGAACACCCGGCTCGACCTCGGCCAGCCCGGCACCGACGGATGGACGGGCGGCGAGACCTCGCCGTACGGGCCGGAGCTCGGCGTCGAGTACCCCCACGCCGATCTGGACGTGCTGCTGCCGGCCATGAGCGCGGGCATGGGTGCCTGGCGCGAGGCGGGTCCGGAGACCAGGGCCCTGGTCTGCCTGGAGATCCTGTCCCGGATCAGCGCCCGCACCCACGAGCTGGCCCTCGCCGTGATGCACACCAGCGGCCAGGCGTTCATGATGGCGTTCCAGGCGGGCGGCCCGCACGCCCAGGACCGCGGTCTGGAAGCGGTGGCGTACGCGTACGCGGAGCAGATCCGCACCCCGCAGAACGCCGACTGGTCCAAGCCCCAGGGCAAGCGCGACCCGCTCCAGCTGCGCAAGTCGTTCACCGCGGCGGGCCGTGGCATCTCGCTGCTGATCGGCTGCAACACCTTCCCGACGTGGAACAGCTACCCCGGCATCTTCGCCTCCCTCGCCACCGGTAACCCGGTCCTGGTCAAGCCGCACCCGCGCGCGGTGCTTCCGCTCGCGCTCACCGTGCAGCTGGCGCGCGAGGTCCTCACCGAGGCCGGCTTCGACCCGAACCTGATCGCCCTGGCCGCCGAGCGGCCGGGGGAGGGCATCGCCAAGACCCTGGCGCTGCGCCCCGAAGTCAAGATCATCGACTACACCGGGTCCACCGCCTTCGGCGACTGGCTGGAGGCCAACGCCCGCCAGGCACAGGTCTACACGGAGAAGGCCGGCGTCAACACGGTCGTCATCGACTCCACCGACGACTACCGCGGCATGCTCTCCAACCTGGCCTTCTCGCTCTCGCTCTACAGCGGCCAGATGTGCACCACCCCGCAGAATCTGCTGATCCCCCGCGACGGCATCACGACGGACGCGGGCGACAAGTCCTACGAGGACGTGGTCACGGACATCGCCGCCGCTGTCACCGGCCTCCTCGGCGACGACGCCCGGGCCGGCGCCCTGCTCGGCGCCCTGGTCAACCCGGACGTGAAGGCCAGGGTGGAAGGCGCCGCGGAGCTGGGCGACGTGGCCCTGCCCTCGCGGACGGTGGCCAACCCCGACTTCCCCGACGCGGTGGTCCGTACGCCGGTGATCGTCAAGCTCGACGGCACCAAGCCCGACGACGGTGCGGCCTATCTGTCGGAGTGCTTCGGCCCGGTCTCGTTCGCGGTCGCGGTCGACTCGACGAAGGACGCGGTGGCGCTGCTGAGGCGCACGGTGCGCGACAAGGGAGCGATGACGGTCGGCGCGTACACCACGTCGCCGGAGGTCGAGCGCGACATCGAGAACGTCTGCTTCGAGGAGTCGGCCCAGCTCTCGCTGAACCTGACCGGCGGGGTGTACGTCAACCAGACCGCGGCGTTCTCGGACTTCCACGGCTCGGGCGGCAACCCTGCGGCGAACGCGGCCCTGTGCGACGGCGCGTTCGTCTCGAACCGCTTCCGAGTGGTGGAAGTCCGCCGCCAGGCGTAA
- a CDS encoding TrmH family RNA methyltransferase, whose amino-acid sequence MSSENGSTEERPLTPASDPSAEPIQYDDGYGPEIGVGPHPLPWPEGERYDPELLAHGDRRNVGDAYRYWTREAIVADLDLRRHDFHVAVENWGHDFNIGSVVRTANAFLAKEIHIVGRRRWNRRGAMVTDRYQHVRHHPDTEDLTAWAASEGLPIIGIDNLPGAVPLERTELPRRCVLLFGQEGPGLTEEARKHATMVCSIAQFGSTRSINAGAAAAIAMHAWVQRYADVPAAGEPG is encoded by the coding sequence GTGAGCAGCGAGAACGGCAGTACCGAAGAGCGCCCCCTGACGCCGGCCTCCGACCCGTCGGCGGAACCGATCCAGTACGACGACGGGTACGGGCCGGAGATCGGCGTCGGGCCGCATCCCCTGCCGTGGCCCGAGGGCGAGCGGTACGACCCCGAGCTGCTCGCCCATGGAGACCGGCGCAACGTCGGCGACGCGTACCGGTACTGGACGCGGGAGGCGATCGTCGCCGATCTCGATCTGCGGCGGCACGACTTCCACGTGGCGGTGGAGAACTGGGGCCACGACTTCAACATCGGGTCGGTGGTGCGTACCGCCAACGCCTTCCTCGCGAAGGAGATCCACATCGTGGGGCGGCGGCGGTGGAACCGGCGGGGCGCCATGGTCACCGATCGCTACCAGCACGTGCGGCATCACCCCGACACCGAGGACCTGACCGCCTGGGCGGCGTCCGAGGGGCTGCCGATCATCGGGATCGACAACCTTCCCGGTGCCGTGCCGCTGGAGCGGACGGAGCTGCCGCGACGCTGTGTCCTGCTCTTCGGGCAGGAAGGGCCGGGGCTCACGGAGGAGGCGCGCAAACACGCCACGATGGTGTGCTCGATCGCGCAGTTCGGCTCGACGCGGTCGATCAACGCGGGGGCCGCGGCGGCCATCGCGATGCACGCCTGGGTACAGCGGTACGCGGATGTTCCGGCGGCCGGGGAGCCCGGGTAA
- a CDS encoding HTTM domain-containing protein — protein sequence MRDTGRNPGPDSKLARGIQRVTAAALGPYQSAVIRIGFSATYLLFLLREFPHRHEMYGPDGPWQWGMAEQLIANNGAFSVLMWSDSTVWFEIVYALALVSAVLLLVGWRSRTMSVLFMVGVLSLQNRSIFMGDGGDNVIHLMAIYLTLTRCAQVWSLDARRAARNAARAADGLVPVRDVAGPVLWAVLGPVLLVSTFMGGLGDTVWLPALLWVLWVGHGAWWAVNRFAPAGEPRTLLDVLANLAHNATLVVIMAEVCLIYATAGWYKIQGSRWQDGTALYYPLKLDYFTPWPWLSDLLAASGLMVMVLTYGTVIVQVAFPFTLFNRRVKNVLLVAMIGEHAGIALLLGLPFFSMAMIAADAVFLPTVFLVWLGGRVTLTRERLFSRRVRKGLVPGQVRAGDGEGEVPQHSGGGGHTLVG from the coding sequence ATGCGGGACACCGGCCGGAACCCCGGGCCCGACAGCAAGCTCGCCCGCGGGATCCAGCGCGTCACGGCCGCCGCCCTGGGGCCGTACCAGAGCGCCGTCATCCGGATCGGTTTCTCCGCCACGTACCTGCTGTTCCTGCTGCGCGAGTTCCCGCACCGCCACGAGATGTACGGCCCCGACGGGCCGTGGCAGTGGGGCATGGCGGAGCAGCTCATAGCGAACAACGGCGCTTTCAGCGTGCTCATGTGGTCGGACAGCACGGTGTGGTTCGAGATCGTCTACGCGCTCGCGCTGGTCTCGGCCGTTCTTCTCCTGGTCGGCTGGCGCAGCCGGACCATGTCCGTCCTCTTCATGGTCGGCGTGCTGTCCCTCCAGAACCGCAGCATCTTCATGGGTGACGGCGGCGACAACGTCATCCACCTGATGGCGATCTACCTCACGCTGACCCGGTGCGCACAGGTGTGGTCGCTGGACGCGCGGCGGGCGGCGCGCAACGCCGCGCGTGCGGCCGACGGGCTCGTGCCGGTACGGGACGTGGCGGGTCCGGTTCTCTGGGCCGTGCTCGGCCCCGTCCTGCTGGTGAGCACGTTCATGGGCGGACTCGGCGACACCGTGTGGCTGCCGGCACTCCTGTGGGTGCTGTGGGTGGGGCACGGCGCCTGGTGGGCCGTGAACCGGTTCGCACCGGCCGGTGAGCCGCGCACGCTGCTCGACGTCCTGGCCAACCTGGCCCACAACGCCACGCTCGTCGTGATCATGGCCGAGGTCTGTCTGATCTACGCGACGGCGGGCTGGTACAAGATCCAGGGTTCGCGCTGGCAGGACGGTACGGCGCTCTACTATCCGCTCAAGCTGGACTACTTCACTCCGTGGCCCTGGCTTTCGGATCTCCTTGCGGCCAGTGGGCTGATGGTGATGGTGCTGACGTACGGCACGGTCATCGTGCAGGTCGCCTTCCCGTTCACCCTGTTCAACCGACGGGTCAAGAACGTGCTGCTGGTCGCCATGATCGGTGAGCACGCCGGAATCGCCCTGCTGCTCGGACTGCCCTTCTTCTCGATGGCGATGATCGCCGCGGACGCCGTGTTCCTGCCGACGGTCTTCCTCGTGTGGCTCGGCGGCCGGGTCACGCTCACGCGCGAGCGGCTCTTCTCCCGCCGTGTGCGCAAGGGTCTGGTACCTGGCCAGGTACGGGCCGGAGACGGCGAGGGGGAGGTCCCGCAGCACAGCGGCGGCGGGGGCCATACGCTCGTCGGGTGA
- a CDS encoding DUF5819 family protein, with protein sequence MVADHGGGAESERKAAWPEAVSHRADGPGEGETTGTGQVGGQETVRATGQVPRQDTRREASPDASADGHAGSPDASADRTADSPDASPEADSDAGDVVSGAAGARGGGIAALSRPYQVIAALALSVIGVLGAVHLAMVFLHVAPSNTLTKQHGEAIDDWIYPEFEQNWKLFAPNPLQQNIAVHVRADVAGADGRRTTPWMSLSGEDGEAIRGNLLPSHVDQNELRRAWDFFLNSHDSENRSTGMRGDLSERYIRRIVMLRLGEHDYGGTVERIQVRSSVRSVPAPPWSEERISTRPNYRVLPWWTVDPADLPESDGAARASHGEETDK encoded by the coding sequence ATGGTTGCGGACCACGGCGGGGGCGCCGAGAGCGAGCGGAAGGCGGCCTGGCCGGAGGCGGTGAGCCACCGGGCGGACGGGCCCGGCGAGGGTGAGACCACCGGAACGGGCCAGGTCGGAGGCCAGGAGACCGTTCGGGCGACCGGTCAGGTCCCCAGGCAGGACACCCGGCGGGAGGCATCCCCGGATGCTTCGGCGGATGGGCATGCCGGCTCACCGGATGCTTCCGCGGACCGTACGGCGGATTCGCCGGATGCCTCGCCCGAAGCCGATTCGGACGCCGGAGATGTCGTCTCCGGAGCCGCTGGTGCCCGCGGAGGCGGGATAGCCGCGCTCTCGCGTCCGTACCAGGTCATTGCCGCCCTGGCGCTGTCCGTCATCGGGGTGCTGGGCGCCGTACACCTGGCCATGGTGTTTCTGCACGTCGCGCCGTCCAACACCCTCACGAAGCAGCACGGCGAGGCGATAGACGACTGGATCTACCCGGAGTTCGAGCAGAACTGGAAACTGTTCGCTCCCAATCCGCTCCAGCAGAACATCGCCGTACACGTGCGCGCCGACGTGGCAGGGGCCGACGGCCGCCGCACCACTCCCTGGATGAGCCTGTCGGGTGAGGACGGAGAGGCGATACGGGGAAACCTTCTCCCCAGCCACGTCGACCAGAACGAGCTCCGCCGCGCGTGGGACTTCTTCCTGAACTCCCACGACAGCGAGAACCGCTCCACCGGCATGCGTGGAGACCTCTCCGAGCGCTACATCCGCCGCATCGTGATGCTGCGGCTCGGCGAGCACGACTACGGCGGCACCGTCGAGCGCATCCAGGTCCGCTCCTCCGTACGCTCCGTTCCGGCACCGCCGTGGAGCGAGGAGAGGATCAGCACCCGGCCCAACTACCGCGTGCTCCCCTGGTGGACTGTCGACCCTGCCGATCTTCCCGAGAGCGACGGAGCGGCGCGGGCGTCGCACGGTGAGGAGACGGACAAGTGA
- the paaA gene encoding 1,2-phenylacetyl-CoA epoxidase subunit PaaA, translating into MAAVTADQQKHRAAGAADTAQDAARTAVFDAAVAADDRIEPRDWMPEAYRASLVRQMAQHAHSEIIGMQPEANWITRAPSLRRKAILMAKVQDEAGHGLYLYSAAETLGTSREELLDKLHAGRQRYSSIFNYPTLTWADVGAIGWLVDGAAITNQVPLCRCSYGPYARAMVRICKEESFHQRQGYELLLALSRGTAAQHEMAQDAVNRWWWPSLMMFGPPDDASAHSEQSMAWKIKRHSNDELRRRFVDICVPQAEALGLTLPDPDIRWNKELGRHDFGAIDWTEFQEVLKGNGPCNEQRLTQRRTAHEEGAWVRDAAAAYATKHTTGRPGHTGTTAQPGEATA; encoded by the coding sequence ATGGCGGCAGTGACTGCGGACCAGCAGAAGCACAGGGCAGCAGGCGCGGCGGACACGGCGCAGGACGCGGCACGCACCGCGGTGTTCGACGCCGCGGTGGCGGCGGACGACCGAATCGAGCCGCGTGACTGGATGCCGGAGGCGTACAGGGCCTCGCTGGTCCGCCAGATGGCCCAGCACGCCCACTCGGAAATCATCGGGATGCAGCCCGAGGCCAACTGGATCACGCGCGCGCCCTCGCTGCGCCGCAAAGCGATCCTGATGGCCAAGGTCCAGGACGAGGCGGGACACGGGCTGTATCTGTACAGCGCGGCGGAGACCCTGGGCACGAGCCGCGAGGAGCTGCTCGACAAGCTCCACGCGGGGCGCCAGCGGTATTCGTCGATCTTCAATTACCCGACGCTGACCTGGGCGGACGTCGGCGCGATCGGCTGGCTGGTGGACGGCGCCGCGATCACCAACCAGGTGCCGCTCTGCCGCTGCTCCTACGGTCCGTACGCCCGCGCGATGGTCCGGATCTGCAAGGAGGAGTCCTTCCACCAGCGGCAGGGGTACGAGCTGCTGCTCGCCCTCAGCCGGGGGACCGCGGCCCAGCACGAGATGGCCCAGGACGCGGTGAACCGCTGGTGGTGGCCGTCCCTGATGATGTTCGGCCCGCCGGACGACGCGTCGGCGCACTCGGAGCAGTCGATGGCCTGGAAGATCAAGCGCCACTCCAACGACGAGCTGCGCAGACGCTTCGTGGACATCTGCGTCCCGCAGGCCGAGGCACTCGGGCTCACCCTCCCCGACCCGGACATCCGGTGGAACAAGGAGCTGGGCCGGCACGACTTCGGGGCCATCGACTGGACGGAGTTCCAGGAGGTCCTCAAGGGCAACGGGCCCTGCAACGAGCAGCGCCTCACCCAGCGGCGCACGGCTCACGAAGAAGGTGCCTGGGTCCGCGACGCGGCCGCGGCATACGCGACGAAACACACCACAGGACGGCCCGGGCACACCGGAACGACCGCACAGCCCGGGGAGGCGACGGCATGA
- the paaB gene encoding 1,2-phenylacetyl-CoA epoxidase subunit PaaB — translation MSSSTDWPLWEVFVRSRRGLSHTHAGSLHAPDAEMALRNARDLYTRRSEGVSIWVVPSTEITASSPDEKDSFFEPAGDKPYRHPTFYEIPEGVKHL, via the coding sequence ATGAGCAGCTCGACCGACTGGCCGCTGTGGGAGGTGTTCGTGCGCTCACGGCGCGGACTGTCCCACACCCACGCAGGCAGCCTGCACGCCCCGGACGCCGAAATGGCCCTCCGGAACGCACGCGACCTGTACACCCGCCGCTCCGAGGGCGTCTCCATCTGGGTGGTGCCCTCCACGGAGATCACGGCCTCGTCGCCGGACGAGAAGGACTCCTTCTTCGAACCGGCCGGCGACAAGCCCTACCGGCACCCCACGTTCTATGAGATCCCGGAAGGGGTGAAGCACCTGTGA
- the paaC gene encoding 1,2-phenylacetyl-CoA epoxidase subunit PaaC gives MTAALALGDDALVLSHRLGEWAGHAPVLEEEVALANIALDLLGQARVLLSLVGDEDELAYLREERAFRNVQLVEQPNGDFAHTIARQLYFSVYQHLLYERLAAGEGEFADLAAKAVKEVAYHRDHAEQWTLRLGDGTDESHERMQSGLDALWRFTGELFQPVEGIDLDWQDLGATWLAAVTDVVERATLTVPEGPRSGAWQAGAGRQGLHTEPFGRMIAEMQHLHRSHPGASW, from the coding sequence GTGACCGCGGCCCTCGCCCTCGGCGACGACGCGCTGGTGCTCTCGCACCGGCTGGGAGAGTGGGCAGGCCACGCCCCTGTCCTGGAAGAGGAAGTGGCTCTCGCCAACATCGCCCTGGACCTGCTCGGGCAGGCACGTGTGCTGCTCTCGCTCGTGGGCGACGAGGACGAACTCGCCTACCTCCGCGAGGAGCGCGCCTTCCGCAACGTGCAGCTGGTCGAGCAGCCGAACGGCGACTTCGCCCACACCATCGCCCGGCAGCTCTACTTCTCCGTCTACCAGCACCTGCTGTACGAGCGGCTGGCCGCCGGGGAGGGCGAGTTCGCGGACCTCGCGGCGAAGGCGGTCAAGGAAGTCGCCTACCACCGCGACCACGCCGAGCAGTGGACCCTGCGCCTCGGCGACGGGACGGACGAGAGCCACGAGCGCATGCAGAGCGGACTCGACGCCCTGTGGCGCTTCACCGGCGAGCTCTTCCAGCCCGTGGAGGGCATCGACCTCGACTGGCAGGATCTCGGGGCCACTTGGCTCGCGGCCGTGACGGACGTGGTGGAGCGGGCCACTCTCACCGTCCCGGAAGGACCGCGGTCCGGCGCGTGGCAGGCCGGGGCCGGACGGCAGGGGCTGCACACCGAGCCCTTCGGCAGGATGATCGCCGAGATGCAGCACCTGCACCGCAGTCACCCGGGGGCGTCATGGTGA
- the paaD gene encoding 1,2-phenylacetyl-CoA epoxidase subunit PaaD, translated as MVTETRLEAELHRLAGAVPDPELPVLTLDELGVLRGVQVDGPDSVTVRLTPTYTGCPAIETMSADIERVLHDHGVKDVSVVTVLAPAWSTDDISDEGRRKLSEFGIAPPRPQGAAGGPVPLTLAVRCPHCGSTDTELLSRFSSTACKALRRCVACREPFDHFKEL; from the coding sequence ATGGTGACCGAGACCCGTCTGGAAGCGGAGCTGCACAGGCTCGCGGGCGCCGTACCCGACCCCGAGCTTCCCGTCCTGACCCTGGACGAGCTCGGTGTGCTCCGCGGTGTCCAGGTGGACGGCCCGGACAGCGTCACGGTGCGGCTCACCCCGACGTACACGGGCTGCCCGGCGATCGAGACCATGTCCGCCGACATCGAGCGCGTGCTGCACGACCACGGAGTGAAGGACGTCTCGGTGGTCACCGTCCTCGCCCCCGCGTGGTCGACGGACGACATCAGCGACGAGGGGCGGCGCAAGCTCTCCGAGTTCGGTATCGCGCCCCCGCGCCCCCAGGGCGCGGCGGGCGGTCCGGTGCCTCTGACACTGGCGGTCCGCTGCCCGCACTGCGGGTCGACCGACACGGAACTGCTGAGCCGGTTCTCCTCCACCGCGTGCAAGGCGCTGCGCCGCTGCGTGGCCTGCCGCGAACCGTTCGACCACTTCAAGGAGTTGTAG
- a CDS encoding 2Fe-2S iron-sulfur cluster-binding protein: MFHPLRVSAIERITDDAVAVTFAVPPELRETFRHIPGQHLNVRYTLGGEEIRRSYSICAPATEAPDAPVLRVGIRMVDGGAFSTYALKELAVGDQVEAMPPMGRFVLRPRPGFFAAVVGGSGITPVLSIAATVLAREPLARFCLIRSDRTAASTMFLDEVADLKDRYPGRFQLVTALSREEQSAGLPAGRLDRERLTGLLPALLTVADVDGWFLCGPLGLVQGADKALRELGVDRARIHQEIFHVEDVPAPAARIDAPADSTLTATLHGRSGSWPVQDAESLLETVLRSRSDAPYACKGGVCGTCRAFLVSGEVRMDRNFALEPEETEAGFVLACQSHPVTPEVELDFDR; the protein is encoded by the coding sequence ATGTTCCATCCGCTCCGGGTCAGCGCGATCGAACGGATCACGGACGATGCGGTGGCCGTCACGTTCGCCGTGCCGCCCGAACTGCGCGAGACCTTCCGCCACATCCCGGGCCAGCACCTCAACGTGCGCTACACCCTCGGCGGCGAGGAGATCCGCCGGTCGTACTCGATCTGCGCGCCCGCGACCGAGGCACCGGACGCCCCGGTGCTGCGCGTCGGCATCCGCATGGTCGACGGTGGGGCGTTCTCCACGTACGCCCTCAAGGAACTGGCCGTCGGTGACCAGGTGGAGGCGATGCCTCCGATGGGCCGCTTCGTGCTTCGGCCACGCCCCGGCTTCTTCGCCGCCGTCGTCGGCGGCAGCGGTATCACCCCGGTGCTGTCGATCGCGGCGACCGTGCTGGCCCGCGAACCCCTGGCCCGGTTCTGTCTGATCCGCAGCGACCGGACCGCGGCCTCGACGATGTTCCTCGACGAGGTGGCGGACCTCAAGGACCGCTATCCCGGCCGTTTCCAGCTGGTCACGGCACTCTCCCGGGAGGAGCAGTCGGCCGGCCTTCCGGCAGGCCGCCTCGACCGGGAGCGTCTCACCGGTCTGCTGCCTGCGCTGCTGACCGTCGCGGACGTGGACGGCTGGTTCCTCTGCGGGCCGCTGGGACTGGTGCAGGGCGCCGACAAGGCGCTGCGGGAGCTGGGCGTGGACCGTGCCCGGATCCACCAGGAGATCTTCCACGTCGAGGACGTTCCGGCCCCTGCCGCACGGATCGACGCGCCTGCGGACAGCACCCTGACCGCGACCCTCCACGGCCGCTCGGGAAGCTGGCCGGTGCAGGACGCCGAATCGCTGCTGGAGACGGTGCTGCGCAGCCGCTCCGACGCCCCGTACGCATGCAAGGGCGGGGTGTGCGGCACATGCCGCGCGTTCCTCGTGTCGGGCGAGGTGCGGATGGACCGCAATTTCGCGCTGGAGCCGGAGGAGACGGAGGCGGGCTTCGTCCTGGCCTGCCAGTCGCACCCGGTCACCCCGGAGGTGGAGCTCGACTTCGACCGCTGA
- a CDS encoding acyl-CoA dehydrogenase family protein produces the protein MDFTFTEEQQAVVEAAKSVFADVAPDGVPSPALTPGAVAEDMDRPLWAGLARTDLLGLTLAPGHGGAGLDLVALCLVLRESARVLARVPLLEGSAVAMTVQRYGAPALAAELLPAFGRGELVLTAGANGRTGHDPAELAVVARRAPQSGTGTGTAAGAGWVLDGVQSAVPWAQCADWIAVPAHTPEGRTVLALVRRTHEGVVLDEQVSTSGERFAEVRLDAVRIAEHELIEAADAWEGLRNVLTTGTCALALGLGERVLAMTSAYTGKREQFGFPVATFQAVAVQTADRYIDLRAMEVTLWQAAWRISTEADGALPAAGDIAVAKIWASEGVRRVVQTAQHLHGGIGADTDYPLHRFHAWAKQIELSLGPAAAHEEALGDLLAAHPLG, from the coding sequence GTGGACTTCACCTTCACCGAGGAACAGCAGGCGGTCGTCGAGGCGGCGAAGTCGGTCTTCGCCGACGTCGCACCCGACGGTGTCCCCAGCCCGGCCCTGACTCCGGGGGCGGTGGCCGAGGACATGGACCGGCCGCTGTGGGCCGGTCTCGCCCGCACCGATCTGCTCGGCCTCACGCTGGCACCGGGACACGGCGGGGCCGGTCTCGACCTGGTCGCGCTCTGCCTGGTGCTGCGGGAGTCGGCCAGGGTGCTGGCTCGGGTGCCCCTGCTGGAGGGCAGCGCGGTCGCCATGACCGTTCAGCGGTACGGCGCCCCCGCGCTGGCGGCGGAGCTGCTGCCGGCGTTCGGGCGCGGCGAGCTGGTCCTCACCGCGGGGGCCAACGGCCGCACCGGCCACGACCCGGCAGAGCTCGCGGTCGTGGCCCGCCGGGCCCCGCAGAGCGGGACAGGGACGGGGACCGCAGCCGGGGCGGGATGGGTGCTCGACGGAGTGCAGTCGGCGGTTCCGTGGGCTCAGTGCGCGGACTGGATCGCGGTGCCCGCCCACACGCCCGAGGGACGAACCGTCCTGGCCCTGGTCCGGCGTACGCACGAGGGCGTCGTCCTCGACGAGCAGGTGTCCACCAGCGGCGAGCGCTTCGCCGAGGTCCGGCTCGACGCGGTCCGCATCGCCGAACACGAGCTGATCGAAGCCGCGGACGCCTGGGAAGGGCTGCGGAACGTGCTCACGACCGGGACCTGCGCACTGGCACTCGGCCTGGGCGAGCGTGTGCTCGCCATGACGAGCGCGTACACGGGCAAGCGGGAACAGTTCGGCTTTCCCGTGGCCACGTTCCAAGCAGTCGCCGTACAGACCGCCGACCGCTACATCGATCTGCGGGCCATGGAAGTGACCCTCTGGCAGGCAGCCTGGCGGATCTCCACCGAGGCCGACGGAGCCCTGCCCGCTGCCGGGGACATCGCCGTGGCGAAGATCTGGGCCTCGGAAGGCGTCCGCCGCGTCGTACAGACGGCGCAGCACCTGCACGGCGGCATCGGCGCGGACACCGACTACCCCCTGCACCGCTTCCACGCCTGGGCGAAGCAGATCGAGCTCTCCCTGGGACCGGCAGCGGCCCACGAGGAGGCACTGGGCGACCTGCTGGCCGCCCACCCCCTCGGCTGA
- a CDS encoding rhodanese-like domain-containing protein gives MNFAPLPSVDVSAVPSDGFVLDVREDDEWAAGHVEGALHIPMSDFVGRFGELTEAAEDGRRVHVMCRVGGRSAQVTQYLVQQGIDAVNIDGGMHAWDGAGRPMVADGTSPAFVL, from the coding sequence ATGAATTTCGCCCCGCTGCCCTCGGTGGATGTCTCGGCGGTGCCGTCGGACGGCTTCGTGCTGGACGTCCGGGAGGACGACGAGTGGGCGGCCGGGCATGTCGAGGGCGCGCTGCACATTCCGATGAGTGACTTCGTGGGCCGTTTCGGCGAGCTGACCGAGGCGGCCGAGGACGGTCGGCGCGTGCACGTGATGTGCCGCGTCGGCGGCCGGTCGGCCCAGGTCACGCAGTACCTGGTCCAGCAGGGCATCGACGCGGTGAACATCGACGGCGGGATGCACGCCTGGGACGGTGCCGGGCGGCCGATGGTCGCGGACGGCACGAGCCCGGCCTTCGTCCTCTGA